The Sinomonas sp. P10A9 genome includes a window with the following:
- a CDS encoding SDR family oxidoreductase produces the protein MYRGTRLRGTRVLITGGASGIGRLMALESARRGAEVVIWDLSADGGAAVAAEIVAAGGLASSYSVDVTDTAHVGEAARQTGDVDVVVNNAGVVSGKTLLEASESALRRTLEVNVLALYWVTRAFLPGMIARGRGTVVTIASAAGLVGVARQTDYSASKFGAFGFTESLRAELRADGHDVGTLVVCPYYINTGMFEGVETKFPALLPILEEHDVALKVIDGIESGREQIILPPFARLVPLMRFLPTRAFDRVADFFGINHTMDHFVGRAGAKRVAAGKAEAAAEK, from the coding sequence ATGTACCGAGGAACCCGCCTGCGTGGCACCCGCGTCCTGATTACTGGAGGAGCCTCCGGGATCGGTCGCCTCATGGCCCTGGAGTCCGCCCGACGCGGCGCCGAGGTGGTCATCTGGGACCTCTCGGCCGACGGCGGCGCAGCGGTCGCCGCTGAGATCGTCGCCGCCGGGGGCCTCGCCAGCTCGTACTCCGTGGATGTCACTGACACCGCGCACGTCGGAGAAGCAGCCCGGCAGACGGGGGACGTGGACGTCGTCGTGAACAATGCCGGCGTCGTGTCCGGGAAGACGCTGCTCGAGGCGAGCGAGTCCGCCCTGCGCCGGACCCTCGAGGTCAACGTGCTGGCCCTCTACTGGGTCACGCGCGCCTTCCTGCCGGGTATGATCGCCCGCGGCCGGGGCACGGTGGTGACGATCGCGAGCGCTGCCGGGCTGGTCGGCGTCGCCCGCCAGACCGACTACTCGGCGAGCAAGTTCGGCGCCTTCGGCTTCACGGAGTCGCTGCGGGCGGAACTGCGCGCGGACGGGCATGACGTCGGCACGCTCGTGGTGTGCCCGTACTACATCAACACCGGCATGTTCGAGGGCGTCGAGACGAAGTTCCCCGCCCTCCTGCCGATCCTCGAGGAACACGATGTAGCCCTCAAGGTCATCGACGGGATCGAGTCCGGTCGCGAGCAGATCATCCTGCCGCCGTTCGCCCGGCTCGTGCCGCTCATGCGCTTCCTGCCGACCCGCGCGTTCGACCGGGTGGCGGACTTCTTCGGCATCAACCACACGATGGACCACTTCGTGGGGCGGGCCGGGGCGAAGCGGGTTGCAGCGGGGAAGGCCGAGGCTGCGGCGGAGAAGTGA
- a CDS encoding prolipoprotein diacylglyceryl transferase yields the protein MTTGLPFAGNGLVHGVFMGLGIAAALVFYAFEKRRRGLSDPRLWTLAGFALAFGAIGSRITWDPTRPVSPVEWWVDGDRSILAGLVGAWLGVHLGKRLIGYRISTGDLFAPSVALAMSIGRIGCLLTELPGTPTGGNWGFVLTPDQAAMFGAQAGVGLHPSFVYEIAFHAVAFTLMLRFRDRARRSGDLFVCYVAAYALFRFGVEFVRGNDELWLGMSRPQWFLLAMLPLLAWRVWKVFASPRRTPERQAA from the coding sequence ATGACGACGGGGCTGCCGTTCGCGGGCAACGGTCTGGTGCATGGCGTGTTCATGGGACTCGGCATCGCGGCCGCACTCGTCTTCTACGCATTCGAGAAGCGGCGCCGAGGCCTCAGCGACCCTCGGCTGTGGACGCTCGCAGGCTTTGCCCTCGCCTTCGGGGCCATCGGCTCGCGTATCACGTGGGACCCCACGCGCCCCGTCTCACCGGTGGAATGGTGGGTCGACGGCGACCGCAGCATCCTCGCCGGGCTGGTCGGGGCCTGGCTCGGCGTGCACCTCGGCAAACGGCTCATCGGGTACCGCATCTCCACCGGGGACCTGTTCGCGCCGTCCGTGGCGCTGGCCATGTCCATCGGCCGGATCGGGTGCCTGCTCACCGAGCTGCCCGGCACGCCGACGGGCGGGAATTGGGGATTCGTGCTCACCCCTGACCAGGCGGCGATGTTCGGTGCCCAGGCCGGGGTGGGGCTCCACCCCTCCTTCGTGTACGAGATCGCTTTCCACGCCGTGGCCTTCACGCTCATGCTCCGGTTCCGGGACCGCGCGCGTCGCTCGGGCGACCTGTTCGTGTGCTACGTCGCGGCCTACGCGCTGTTCCGCTTCGGCGTCGAGTTTGTGCGGGGCAACGACGAGTTGTGGCTCGGCATGAGCCGGCCGCAGTGGTTCCTGCTCGCGATGCTGCCGCTGCTCGCGTGGCGCGTGTGGAAGGTGTTCGCCAGCCCTCGGCGCACACCTGAGAGGCAGGCTGCGTGA